The following are encoded in a window of Haloarcula halophila genomic DNA:
- a CDS encoding 2,5-diamino-6-(ribosylamino)-4(3H)-pyrimidinone 5'-phosphate reductase, which yields MHVVVNAAMSADGKLSTRRREQIAISGTEDFDRVDQLRADSDAVMVGVGTVLADDPSLTVDDPDRRAARTNAGKPANPARVVADSRIRTPPDATVLDDQAATYLLVSEAAPTDFIEEMEEAGAYVIATGQDRVDLTTALAKLEGEGVDQLMVEGGGELIAGLFEEGLVDELSVFVGPTIIGGRDAPTLVDGEGFVEEFPELSLQGVERLGDGVVLRWTL from the coding sequence ATGCACGTCGTCGTCAACGCCGCGATGAGCGCCGACGGGAAACTCTCGACCCGGCGACGCGAACAGATCGCTATCTCGGGGACCGAGGACTTCGACCGCGTCGACCAGCTCCGGGCCGACAGCGACGCGGTCATGGTCGGCGTCGGAACCGTCCTGGCGGACGACCCGTCTCTGACTGTCGACGACCCCGACCGTCGGGCCGCACGGACGAACGCGGGCAAACCCGCAAACCCGGCCCGGGTCGTCGCCGACTCGCGGATCAGGACGCCGCCGGACGCGACGGTCCTCGACGACCAGGCCGCGACGTACCTGTTGGTCAGCGAGGCCGCGCCGACCGACTTCATCGAGGAGATGGAAGAGGCCGGTGCCTACGTGATCGCGACCGGGCAGGATCGGGTAGACCTCACCACGGCGCTCGCGAAACTCGAAGGCGAGGGGGTCGACCAACTCATGGTCGAAGGCGGCGGCGAACTCATCGCCGGACTGTTCGAGGAGGGGCTGGTCGACGAACTATCGGTGTTCGTCGGGCCGACGATCATCGGCGGCCGTGACGCGCCGACGTTGGTCGACGGCGAGGGGTTCGTCGAGGAGTTCCCCGAGCTTTCACTCCAGGGCGTCGAGCGACTCGGCGACGGCGTCGTGCTCCGCTGGACGCTCTGA
- a CDS encoding DUF7545 family protein has product MASDTVTLTIETADSTDELTVPSGLLEILREQPDETDPQVVGDIAMFGLAQRIHGAVHHSQGEVDDEIAALEESTLALFEERFGASFSEMTGHDH; this is encoded by the coding sequence ATGGCATCCGACACTGTCACGCTGACGATCGAGACAGCCGATTCGACCGACGAACTGACCGTCCCGAGCGGCCTGTTGGAGATCCTTCGCGAACAACCCGACGAGACGGACCCGCAGGTCGTCGGCGACATCGCGATGTTCGGCCTGGCACAGCGAATCCACGGTGCCGTCCACCACAGCCAGGGCGAGGTCGACGACGAGATCGCCGCACTGGAGGAGAGTACGCTAGCGCTGTTCGAGGAGCGCTTTGGCGCCTCCTTCAGCGAGATGACCGGGCACGACCACTAG